One part of the Arabidopsis thaliana chromosome 4, partial sequence genome encodes these proteins:
- a CDS encoding uncharacterized protein (unknown protein; FUNCTIONS IN: molecular_function unknown; INVOLVED IN: biological_process unknown; LOCATED IN: endomembrane system; EXPRESSED IN: 10 plant structures; EXPRESSED DURING: LP.04 four leaves visible, 4 anthesis, petal differentiation and expansion stage; Has 8 Blast hits to 8 proteins in 3 species: Archae - 0; Bacteria - 0; Metazoa - 0; Fungi - 0; Plants - 8; Viruses - 0; Other Eukaryotes - 0 (source: NCBI BLink).) has protein sequence MRRVSWSTVLIVVVMVSLFFVEHVVVPAAAGRVLTEKSGDGSATMTVEKMKSTVDSWFQRLASGPSPRGRGH, from the coding sequence ATGAGAAGAGTTAGTTGGTCTACTGTTTTGATTGTGGTTGTGATGGTGTCGTTGTTTTTCGTAGAACACGTGGTGGTTCCGGCTGCGGCGGGGAGGGTTCTTACTGAAAAATCGGGAGATGGAAGTGCGACTATGACGgtggagaagatgaaatcgACGGTGGATTCTTGGTTTCAGCGTTTGGCGTCGGGTCCAAGTCCAAGAGGTCGCGGCCAttaa